The following coding sequences are from one Nicotiana tabacum cultivar K326 chromosome 1, ASM71507v2, whole genome shotgun sequence window:
- the LOC142162664 gene encoding zinc finger BED domain-containing protein RICESLEEPER 1-like produces the protein MTNNMKEKFDKYWGDPQKMNKMIFISCVFDPCHKFQSLSFALAAMFGETIGVKIQIEVKTYMEYLFNVYAKKNGGFGSSPSSPSSGSCPSSPSSPDSCPSSPTSSTSSSSLSKFMLDLKKHTKGEGIDSKTELDKYLGEDVEEDFENFKILGWWKLNSPRFPALTEMPRDVLAIPISSVASESAFSTGGRILDPSRSSLTPRLVQALVCVQDWLQNESTTPVKIEEDLDNLEQLEAVLQNLKACQESGLSAIAIEVGTWNSFV, from the exons ATGACAAATAATATGAAAGAGAAGTTTGATAAGTATTGGGGGGATCCACAAAAGATGAACAAAATGATTTTTATTTCATGTGTGTTCGATCCATGCCACAAGTTTCAATCTCTTTCGTTTGCTCTTGCTGCCATGTTTGGAGAAACAATAGGTGTGAAAATACAAATTGAGGTGAAGACATACATGGAATATTTGTTCAATGTGTATGCAAAGAAGAATGGTGGTTTTGGTTCATCTCCATCTTCTCCATCTTCCGGTTCATGTCCATCTTCTCCATCTTCCCCTGATTCATGTCCATCTTCTCCAACTTCATCTACTTCTTCATCATCGCTTTCAAAATTCATGTTAGATTTAAAGAAGCATACGAAGGGTGAAGGAATTGATTCTAAAACAGAGTTAGATAAATATTTGGGTGAAGATGTTGAGGAagactttgaaaattttaaaattctggGGTGGTGGAAGTTGAATTCACCCAGATTTCCCGCACTTACTGAGATGCCACGTGATGTGCTAGCCATTCCTATTTCTAGTGTTGCCTCAGAATCAGCCTTTAGTACCGGTGGACGCATACTTGATCCATCtaggagttcattgactcctaGATTGGTTCAAGCTCTTGTGTGTGTCCAAGATTGGCTTCAGAACGAATCAACAACTCCGgttaaaattgaagaagatttAGATAATCTTGAACAACTTGAAGCGG TGTTGCAGAACTTGAAAGCGTGCCAGGAATCAGGATTGAGTGCGATTGCCATAGAAGTTGGAACTTGGAACTCTTTTGTGTAG
- the LOC107795403 gene encoding nuclear transcription factor Y subunit A-3, with the protein MISFSQKGVRGKEGQSFTPLFVNCSSMWSSGEQAENSPSKSVLTGAESASKCHSNIKQSESQYQDQDSTSTLSTGQSDHVETAMAKSSTLLQNVALYPGWDRIYEVQGESGTKASLSGKSATNTLPQPHVHINHPMACASYPWADTYFGRLVATYGSNAIIYPQMVGVTSTRVALPLECTESFPIYVNAKQYSAILKRRQVRAKLEAQNKLVKDRKPYLHESRHRHAMKRARGTGGRFLNTKNMQQSKPSSPTHDKSIFKGTAGGNLTRSMVQHSVSGSWGTSTQSGSDVTSIFSGDDMFQQPEFRVSGFPFHMQEAADFMHVGT; encoded by the exons ATGATAAGCTTCTCCCAGAAAGGTGTCCGTGGAAAAGAAGGTCAATCTTTCACTCCTTTGTTTGTGAATTGTTCATCTATGTGGAGCTCGGGTGAACAAGCAGAAAATTCTCCTTCTAAGAGTGTCCTGACTGGAGCGGAATCTGCATCGAAATGTCACTCCAATATCAAGCAATCAGAATCTCAGTATCAAGATCAGGATTCAACTTCTACTCTTTCAACTGGTCAATCTGATCACGTGGAGACTGCAATGGCAAAAAGCAGTACTCTTCTGCAAAATGTTGCGCTTTATCCAG GTTGGGATAGAATTTATGAGGTGCAAGGAGAGAGTGGAACAAAAGCATCCCTATCAGGCAAAAGTGCCACCAACACTCTTCCTCAACCGCATGTGCACATTAATCATCCAATG GCTTGCGCATCCTACCCTTGGGCTGACACTTACTTTGGAAGGCTCGTGGCTACTTATGGATCAAATGCCATT ATTTATCCTCAAATGGTTGGTGTCACCTCCACAAGAGTTGCACTTCCTCTTGAATGCACTGAGAGCTTTCCCATTTATGTGAATGCGAAACAATACAGTGCTATCCTCAAAAGACGTCAAGTCCGTGCCAAGCTGGAGGCTCAGAATAAGCTTGTCAAAGACAGAAAG CCATATCTTCACGAGTCTCGACATCGTCACGCAATGAAGAGAGCTAGGGGTACTGGAGGGCGCTTTTTGAACACAAAGAATATGCAGCAATCCAAGCCTTCATCTCCAACACACGACAAAAGTATTTTTAAGGGTACAGCAGGTGGCAACTTAACTAGATCCATGGTTCAGCACTCAGTAAGTGGTAGTTGGGGCACTTCCACCCAATCTGGTTCCGATGTTACGAGCATCTTCAGTGGTGATGACATGTTCCAGCAGCCAGAGTTCAGAGTCTCTGGTTTCCCTTTTCACATGCAGGAAGCTGCAGACTTCATGCATGTTGGAACTTGA
- the LOC107795402 gene encoding PHD finger protein ALFIN-LIKE 4-like isoform X1 produces the protein MEGGQQYNPRTVEEVFRDFKGRRAGLIKALTTDVEEFYQQCDPEKENLCLYGFPSEQWEVNLPAEEVPPELPEPALGINFARDGMQEKDWLSLVAVHSDAWLLAVAFYFGARFGFDRADRRRLFNMINDLPTIFEVVSGTAKKQSKEKSSMSNHGSTKSKSNSKVAQRGSEPPPKYSRPQLKDEDEDGLEEEEDDEQGETLCGACGENYASDEFWICCDICEKWFHGKCVKITPARAEHIKQYKCPACSNKRART, from the exons ATGGAAGGTGGTCAACAGTACAATCCTCGAACAGTTGAAGAAGTTTTTAGAGATTTCAAGGGTCGTAGAGCTGGCCTTATTAAAGCTCTTACTACTG ATGTCGAAGAATTTTATCAGCAGTGCGACCCAG AAAAGGAAAATCTTTGCCTATATGGATTTCCAAGTGAACAGTGGGAAGTCAATCTACCAGCTGAAGAAGTGCCCCCAGAGCTTCCAGAGCCTGCTCTTGGAATTAACTTTGCCCGTGATGGCATGCAAGAGAAGGACTGGCTATCTTTGGTTGCTGTGCATAGTGATGCATGGTTACTTGCTGTTGCATTTTATTTTGGTGCTAGGTTTGGTTTCGATAGAGCTGATAG GAGAAGATTGTTCAATATGATAAACGATCTTCCCACAATTTTTGAGGTTGTGTCTGGGACAGCCAAGAAACAATCAAAAGAGAAATCATCAATGTCAAACCACGGCAGCACCAAGTCCAAGTCAAATTCCAAG GTGGCACAGCGTGGCTCTGAACCGCCACCCAAGTACTCAAGGCCACAACTGAAAGATGAGGATGAAGATGGTTTGGAAGAGGAGGAAGATGACGAGCAAGGAGAAACACTATGTGGTGCATGTGGTGAGAATTACGCATCTGACGAGTTCTGGATCTGCTGTGACATATGTGAGAAATGGTTCCACGGGAAATGCGTTAAGATCACTCCAGCTAGGGCTGAACATATCAAGCAGTACAAATGCCCCGCCTGCAGCAACAAGAGAGCACGCACCTGA
- the LOC107795402 gene encoding PHD finger protein ALFIN-LIKE 4-like isoform X2, with product MSKNFISSATQKRKIFAYMDFQVNSGKSIYQLKKCPQSFQSLLLELTLPVMACKRRTGYLWLLCIVMHGYLLLHFILVLGLVSIELIGDGPPLKPVVPRNRRRLFNMINDLPTIFEVVSGTAKKQSKEKSSMSNHGSTKSKSNSKVAQRGSEPPPKYSRPQLKDEDEDGLEEEEDDEQGETLCGACGENYASDEFWICCDICEKWFHGKCVKITPARAEHIKQYKCPACSNKRART from the exons ATGTCGAAGAATTTTATCAGCAGTGCGACCCAG AAAAGGAAAATCTTTGCCTATATGGATTTCCAAGTGAACAGTGGGAAGTCAATCTACCAGCTGAAGAAGTGCCCCCAGAGCTTCCAGAGCCTGCTCTTGGAATTAACTTTGCCCGTGATGGCATGCAAGAGAAGGACTGGCTATCTTTGGTTGCTGTGCATAGTGATGCATGGTTACTTGCTGTTGCATTTTATTTTGGTGCTAGGTTTGGTTTCGATAGAGCTGATAG GTGATGGACCACCGTTGAAGCCAGTTGTGCCAAGGAACAG GAGAAGATTGTTCAATATGATAAACGATCTTCCCACAATTTTTGAGGTTGTGTCTGGGACAGCCAAGAAACAATCAAAAGAGAAATCATCAATGTCAAACCACGGCAGCACCAAGTCCAAGTCAAATTCCAAG GTGGCACAGCGTGGCTCTGAACCGCCACCCAAGTACTCAAGGCCACAACTGAAAGATGAGGATGAAGATGGTTTGGAAGAGGAGGAAGATGACGAGCAAGGAGAAACACTATGTGGTGCATGTGGTGAGAATTACGCATCTGACGAGTTCTGGATCTGCTGTGACATATGTGAGAAATGGTTCCACGGGAAATGCGTTAAGATCACTCCAGCTAGGGCTGAACATATCAAGCAGTACAAATGCCCCGCCTGCAGCAACAAGAGAGCACGCACCTGA